A genomic segment from Clostridium pasteurianum BC1 encodes:
- a CDS encoding 4Fe-4S binding protein, producing the protein MENNMQLSSELGKNKKHRKPWIKSQQRWTWIITILWMLIANLWPPFGLYGFVCMFTPIIIALSGRGKMSCARICPRGSFIGKFTGHISRKCSMPAWMHKKSFRFALWGLMMGSFILLMIWAVPKGIHTLGKTVLYFMEAATFIAFLTGIVFKPRSWCTICPMGFTSGNIRELLNKNYKNR; encoded by the coding sequence TTGGAAAATAATATGCAGTTATCAAGTGAATTAGGAAAAAATAAAAAGCATCGCAAGCCATGGATAAAATCCCAACAGAGATGGACCTGGATTATCACAATACTATGGATGTTAATAGCCAATTTGTGGCCGCCCTTTGGACTTTATGGTTTTGTATGTATGTTCACTCCGATTATCATTGCTCTATCTGGAAGAGGAAAAATGAGTTGTGCCCGTATATGTCCTAGAGGTTCCTTTATTGGTAAATTCACAGGACATATTTCTAGAAAGTGCAGTATGCCTGCATGGATGCATAAAAAATCATTTCGTTTTGCTTTGTGGGGACTTATGATGGGAAGCTTTATACTGCTTATGATTTGGGCTGTACCTAAGGGAATTCATACTCTTGGAAAAACTGTTCTTTACTTTATGGAAGCAGCTACTTTTATAGCATTTTTAACTGGAATAGTATTCAAGCCACGCAGTTGGTGTACAATATGTCCAATGGGTTTTACTTCAGGTAATATACGTGAGTTATTAAATAAAAATTATAAAAACCGTTAA
- a CDS encoding nitroreductase family protein has product MNSIFKRRSIRKYTSEKVSEDTVKELLKAGMSAPSAANEQPWEFIIIRDREVLQQIIDVHGYAAMLKEADVAIAVCGNINRDKVGGFWVQDCSAATENILIEAQELGLGAVWLGVYPLEERTNPIKKILKLPESIIPLSIISIGHPAEHKAESNYYDESRIHYNEW; this is encoded by the coding sequence ATGAATTCAATTTTTAAAAGAAGAAGTATAAGAAAGTATACATCGGAAAAAGTATCAGAGGATACAGTAAAGGAGTTATTAAAAGCAGGAATGTCAGCACCTTCTGCTGCTAATGAACAGCCCTGGGAATTTATTATCATAAGAGATAGAGAGGTATTGCAGCAAATAATTGATGTACATGGATATGCAGCAATGCTTAAAGAAGCAGATGTGGCAATTGCAGTTTGTGGAAATATCAATAGAGATAAAGTTGGTGGATTTTGGGTACAGGATTGTTCTGCTGCTACGGAAAATATTCTAATTGAGGCTCAGGAATTGGGACTTGGAGCGGTTTGGCTTGGTGTTTATCCTTTAGAAGAGAGAACAAATCCGATAAAGAAAATTTTAAAGCTTCCTGAATCAATTATACCATTATCAATAATATCTATAGGTCATCCTGCAGAGCATAAGGCCGAATCCAATTATTATGATGAATCAAGAATTCACTATAATGAATGGTAG
- a CDS encoding TatD family nuclease-associated radical SAM protein — MVITYEVNDNLYVNVTNKCSNACDFCVRNLKNAFQNDLWLEREPTSEEILKDIFSRDLSKYKQLVFCGFGEPLEKIDTVIEVCRRVKEKSSIGIRINTNGQANKIHNYDVTSKFKDLVDSVSISLNARNAKEYDEICHSIFGEDAFDAILDFTKKCKKVVKSVQLSIVDCIAIEHIEECKKIADDLGVKLKIRREVK; from the coding sequence ATGGTTATTACATATGAAGTAAATGATAATCTGTATGTGAATGTGACAAATAAATGCTCAAATGCCTGTGATTTTTGTGTAAGAAATCTTAAAAATGCCTTTCAAAATGATTTATGGCTTGAAAGGGAGCCAACCTCAGAAGAAATATTAAAGGATATATTTTCGAGAGATTTGAGTAAATATAAACAATTAGTATTTTGTGGATTTGGAGAACCCCTTGAGAAAATTGATACAGTAATTGAGGTATGCAGAAGAGTTAAAGAAAAAAGCAGCATAGGCATAAGAATAAATACTAATGGACAGGCAAACAAAATTCACAACTATGATGTTACATCAAAATTTAAAGACCTTGTAGATAGTGTGTCTATAAGTTTAAATGCCAGAAATGCTAAAGAGTATGATGAGATATGTCATAGTATATTTGGTGAAGATGCCTTTGATGCTATTTTAGACTTTACAAAGAAATGTAAAAAAGTTGTGAAAAGCGTACAGCTTTCTATAGTGGACTGCATAGCAATAGAACATATAGAAGAATGCAAAAAAATTGCAGATGATTTAGGTGTAAAACTAAAAATAAGAAGAGAAGTTAAATAG
- a CDS encoding class I SAM-dependent methyltransferase: MSEIAKKLNQCRKPTGEIGKFVVEGMNESHFELTSWGLDKINIKENSTILDIGCGGGRTVNRLISLAPKGKVFGIDYSTDCVKWASEYNKDFIDKGKVEIFHGSVDKLPFENEKFDIVSAVETIYFWPDVVNNLIEIKRVLKPSGKILVINEIYNDEKFKERNEEYVKTGGLKIYTPEEFEELFKEAGYSNIKVTVKEERNWIYGVAEK; this comes from the coding sequence ATGAGTGAAATTGCAAAAAAATTAAATCAATGCAGAAAGCCTACAGGTGAAATTGGAAAATTTGTAGTAGAAGGTATGAATGAAAGTCATTTTGAATTAACAAGTTGGGGACTTGATAAAATAAATATAAAAGAAAATAGTACTATATTAGATATAGGTTGTGGTGGAGGAAGAACTGTAAACAGGTTAATTTCCTTGGCACCTAAAGGAAAAGTTTTTGGAATTGACTACTCAACAGATTGTGTAAAATGGGCCAGTGAATACAATAAAGATTTTATAGATAAGGGAAAAGTGGAAATTTTCCATGGGTCTGTAGATAAACTTCCCTTTGAAAATGAAAAATTTGATATAGTATCTGCAGTAGAAACTATCTATTTTTGGCCAGATGTGGTGAATAATCTTATTGAAATAAAGAGGGTTTTAAAGCCATCAGGGAAAATTCTTGTAATAAATGAAATATATAATGATGAAAAATTTAAAGAACGAAATGAGGAATATGTTAAAACAGGTGGTCTTAAAATATATACTCCTGAAGAATTTGAAGAATTGTTTAAAGAAGCAGGTTACAGCAATATAAAAGTAACAGTAAAAGAAGAAAGAAACTGGATATACGGGGTAGCAGAAAAATAA
- the ruvA gene encoding Holliday junction branch migration protein RuvA, with protein sequence MYTYIKGIFIGIDKDFVIVENNGIGYKIYVSGSTMAAMPKTGEEVLLYLEQIVREDFLGLYGFLTEEERGMFNRLLTINGVGAKACLSLLSISTVNNLKYAILTADEKVITKAPGIGKKIAQRIILELKDKIEADQFVTKITGEDISEDIFKQDKKMAEVMGALISLGYSEKEAEKAIEASDKDESLEIIIKKCLKFLMN encoded by the coding sequence TTGTATACGTACATAAAGGGTATTTTTATTGGTATAGATAAAGATTTTGTTATTGTAGAAAATAATGGCATTGGATATAAGATATATGTTTCTGGAAGTACTATGGCCGCTATGCCTAAAACGGGAGAAGAAGTGCTGCTGTATTTAGAGCAAATAGTAAGGGAAGATTTTTTAGGACTCTATGGATTCCTTACTGAGGAAGAGAGAGGTATGTTTAACAGACTGCTTACTATAAATGGAGTAGGAGCCAAAGCATGCCTGTCTCTTTTATCTATATCTACAGTTAATAATTTAAAATATGCCATATTGACTGCAGATGAAAAGGTAATAACAAAGGCACCTGGGATAGGTAAAAAAATAGCTCAGAGAATAATTCTTGAATTAAAGGATAAAATTGAAGCAGATCAATTTGTAACAAAGATTACTGGAGAAGATATTTCGGAAGATATTTTTAAACAGGATAAGAAGATGGCTGAGGTAATGGGTGCATTAATATCTCTAGGATACTCAGAAAAAGAAGCAGAGAAGGCAATTGAAGCTTCAGATAAAGATGAAAGTTTAGAGATAATAATAAAGAAATGTTTAAAATTTTTAATGAATTAG
- the ruvB gene encoding Holliday junction branch migration DNA helicase RuvB, producing MEERIVTSVNLGEDDDIEYSLRPQRLKEYIGQNKVKEKLNIFVKAAKNRKEALDHVLFYGPPGLGKTTLANIIAREMGGNLKITSGPAIERAGDLAAILTSLSEFDVLFIDEIHRLNRSVEEILYPAMEDYALDIIIGKGAAAKSIRLDLPKFTLIGATTRVGLLTSPLRDRFGVMCPMEFYEDEELKEIIIRSSSILKIDIEEAAALEVARRSRGTPRIANRLLKRVRDYSEVMGNGTIDMQSSEKALELLEVDKEGFDRIDNKILEAIVDNFNGGPVGLETLAYFIGEELDTLDDVYEPYLLQKGFIIRTPRGRVATDRTYKHLNRSRNLRNKDYKQCSVFKEAENK from the coding sequence ATGGAGGAAAGGATAGTAACTTCTGTAAATTTAGGTGAAGATGATGATATAGAGTATAGTTTAAGACCTCAGAGACTAAAAGAATACATAGGGCAGAATAAAGTTAAGGAAAAACTCAATATATTTGTGAAAGCAGCTAAAAATAGAAAAGAAGCTTTAGATCATGTTTTATTTTATGGTCCTCCTGGACTTGGGAAAACTACTCTTGCAAATATCATCGCAAGAGAGATGGGTGGAAATCTAAAGATAACCTCAGGACCAGCCATAGAAAGAGCTGGAGATTTAGCGGCTATACTTACCAGTTTGTCTGAATTTGATGTACTATTTATTGACGAAATTCACAGGCTAAATAGAAGTGTAGAGGAAATATTGTACCCTGCTATGGAGGATTATGCTTTAGACATAATTATAGGGAAGGGAGCAGCAGCAAAGTCTATAAGATTAGATCTTCCCAAATTCACTTTAATTGGAGCTACTACTAGAGTAGGCCTTTTGACTTCACCCCTTAGAGATAGATTTGGAGTAATGTGCCCCATGGAATTTTACGAAGATGAAGAACTTAAAGAGATAATTATAAGATCTTCATCTATACTGAAAATAGACATAGAAGAGGCAGCGGCCCTTGAGGTAGCAAGACGTTCTAGAGGTACTCCAAGAATTGCCAATAGGCTTTTAAAGAGAGTTAGAGATTATTCAGAGGTTATGGGCAATGGAACTATTGATATGCAGTCGTCGGAAAAAGCTTTAGAACTTCTGGAAGTAGATAAAGAGGGCTTTGATAGAATAGATAATAAAATTCTAGAAGCTATAGTGGATAATTTTAACGGTGGTCCAGTGGGACTTGAAACTTTAGCTTATTTCATAGGGGAAGAACTGGATACCTTAGATGATGTATATGAACCATATTTACTCCAAAAGGGATTTATTATAAGAACTCCAAGAGGAAGAGTTGCTACGGATAGAACCTATAAACATTTAAATAGAAGTAGAAATTTACGTAATAAAGATTATAAGCAGTGTTCTGTATTTAAAGAAGCTGAAAATAAATAG
- the queA gene encoding tRNA preQ1(34) S-adenosylmethionine ribosyltransferase-isomerase QueA, translating into MQLKDFDFYLPEELIAQHPAEKRDECRLMVLSKDKGHIENKVFKDIIDYLNPGDCLVLNDTRVIPARLIGNKESSGGKIELLLLKRVNKDSWETLVKPGKKAKVGAKFEFGDGLLTAEVKSIAEEGNRIIEFQYDGIFEEILDKLGQMPLPPYITEKLEDKEQYQTVYSKNEGSAAAPTAGLHFTEELLDKIREKGIKTVFLTLHVGLGTFRPVKVENIEQHHMHSEFYILSKESADIINDVKDKGGRVISVGTTSTRTLETIGDENGRVKESTGWTDIFIYPGYKYKVVDGLITNFHLPESTLIMLVSALSNREIIMNAYETAVKERYRFFSFGDAMFIR; encoded by the coding sequence TTGCAGCTTAAGGATTTTGATTTTTATTTACCAGAGGAACTAATAGCACAACATCCAGCAGAAAAAAGAGATGAGTGCAGATTGATGGTTTTAAGTAAGGATAAAGGTCATATTGAAAATAAGGTTTTTAAAGATATAATTGACTATTTAAATCCTGGGGATTGTTTAGTATTAAATGATACCAGAGTTATTCCGGCTAGACTTATAGGAAATAAAGAAAGCAGTGGTGGGAAAATAGAATTATTGCTTTTAAAGAGAGTAAATAAGGATAGCTGGGAAACTCTTGTAAAGCCCGGGAAAAAAGCCAAGGTAGGAGCTAAATTTGAATTTGGAGATGGTCTTCTTACAGCAGAAGTAAAATCAATAGCTGAAGAGGGCAATAGAATAATAGAATTTCAGTATGACGGTATATTTGAAGAAATACTGGATAAATTAGGGCAAATGCCTCTGCCTCCTTATATAACGGAAAAATTAGAGGATAAAGAACAGTATCAAACTGTATATTCAAAGAATGAAGGTTCTGCTGCAGCACCTACTGCTGGATTGCATTTTACCGAAGAACTTTTGGATAAGATAAGGGAAAAAGGAATAAAAACAGTATTTTTAACATTACATGTAGGACTTGGAACCTTTAGGCCGGTAAAGGTTGAAAATATAGAACAGCATCATATGCATTCAGAATTTTATATTCTCTCAAAGGAAAGTGCAGATATAATAAATGATGTAAAAGATAAGGGTGGTAGAGTTATCTCTGTAGGTACTACTTCTACAAGAACTCTTGAAACCATTGGAGATGAAAATGGAAGAGTAAAGGAATCAACAGGATGGACAGATATATTTATATATCCTGGATATAAATATAAAGTAGTTGATGGACTTATAACAAATTTTCATCTTCCTGAATCCACTCTTATAATGCTGGTTAGTGCTCTATCTAATAGGGAAATAATAATGAATGCCTATGAAACAGCAGTGAAGGAAAGATATAGATTTTTCAGCTTTGGAGATGCTATGTTTATACGATAA
- the tgt gene encoding tRNA guanosine(34) transglycosylase Tgt: MYKLLKSIGKVRRGEFTTPHGVIQTPVFMNVGTLAAIKGAVSTMDLKEIKCQVELSNTYHLSLRPGDKVIEQLGGLHKFMNWDRPILTDSGGFQVFSLSNIRKIKEEGVYFNSHIDGRKIFMGPEESMQIQSNLASTIAMAFDECIPNPSPRSYVEASVERTTRWLERCKDEMNRLNSLENTINKKQMLFGINQGGIYEDIRIEHAKTISKFDLDGYAIGGLAVGETHEEMYRIIDAVVPHLPQHKPIYLMGVGLPSNILEAVSRGVDFFDCVLPARNGRHGHVFTKHGKINLFNAKYELDESPIDERCQCPTCRNYSRAYIRHLFKAKEMLALRLCVLHNLYFYNSLMEEIRDSIDGDYFEELKKEKLGMWDGRA, encoded by the coding sequence ATGTACAAATTGCTAAAAAGTATTGGTAAAGTCAGAAGAGGAGAATTTACAACTCCTCATGGAGTTATACAAACACCTGTATTTATGAATGTTGGTACACTAGCTGCCATTAAAGGTGCAGTATCCACTATGGACTTAAAGGAAATAAAATGTCAGGTAGAGCTTTCTAATACATATCATTTAAGTTTAAGACCGGGAGATAAGGTAATTGAGCAGTTAGGTGGATTGCATAAATTTATGAATTGGGATAGACCTATATTAACGGATTCAGGTGGATTTCAGGTTTTCTCTTTGTCAAATATAAGAAAAATAAAGGAAGAGGGAGTATATTTTAATTCTCATATAGATGGCAGAAAGATTTTTATGGGACCTGAGGAAAGTATGCAAATTCAAAGTAATTTAGCTTCCACTATAGCCATGGCTTTTGATGAGTGTATTCCAAATCCTTCACCAAGAAGTTATGTAGAAGCTTCCGTAGAGAGGACTACAAGGTGGCTTGAGAGATGTAAAGATGAAATGAATAGACTTAATTCTCTTGAGAATACTATAAATAAAAAGCAAATGCTTTTTGGAATAAACCAGGGTGGAATTTATGAGGATATAAGAATAGAACATGCAAAAACTATTTCAAAATTTGATTTAGACGGGTATGCTATTGGTGGTCTTGCGGTAGGCGAAACTCATGAGGAAATGTATAGAATTATTGATGCTGTAGTTCCACATTTACCACAGCATAAGCCTATTTATTTAATGGGAGTAGGTCTGCCGAGCAATATTTTAGAAGCTGTATCAAGAGGGGTAGATTTTTTTGATTGTGTTCTTCCTGCTAGAAATGGAAGGCATGGACATGTATTCACTAAACATGGTAAAATAAATTTGTTTAATGCAAAATATGAATTGGATGAGTCACCAATAGATGAAAGATGTCAATGCCCTACTTGTAGGAACTATTCACGAGCATATATAAGGCATTTATTTAAGGCTAAAGAAATGCTGGCATTAAGGCTTTGTGTTCTTCACAATCTTTATTTCTATAATAGTCTTATGGAGGAAATAAGGGATTCTATTGATGGAGATTATTTTGAGGAATTAAAAAAAGAAAAATTAGGTATGTGGGACGGAAGAGCCTAG
- the yajC gene encoding preprotein translocase subunit YajC, whose translation MSQNYVIIIYMAIVLGLFYMMIFLPERKRKKKFSDLMSNIKVNDEVVTTGGIVGKIVNMQDNYVIIQSGPDKARIKVLKSAVNGVVNKQLKETETNK comes from the coding sequence ATGAGTCAAAATTATGTTATTATAATCTACATGGCGATAGTGCTTGGATTGTTTTATATGATGATATTCTTGCCTGAAAGGAAAAGAAAGAAAAAATTCAGTGATCTTATGAGTAACATAAAGGTCAATGATGAAGTAGTAACAACTGGTGGAATTGTGGGTAAAATTGTTAATATGCAAGATAACTATGTTATTATCCAGTCTGGTCCTGATAAAGCGAGAATAAAAGTATTAAAGAGTGCTGTAAATGGTGTTGTTAATAAGCAATTAAAAGAAACAGAAACAAATAAATAG
- a CDS encoding TIGR04086 family membrane protein, protein MEKRRKGLYVNVIEGVLMGFFMTLAILLIYAVVVHFVQINENITSLLIIVATLLSVVYGSVYASRKTGKKGWLNGLMVALIYFLIFYLVAIVAQSRDAMLTVKDLSRLGLCIFVGILAGMLGINID, encoded by the coding sequence ATGGAGAAGAGAAGAAAAGGGCTATATGTTAATGTTATAGAAGGAGTACTTATGGGTTTTTTTATGACTCTTGCTATATTACTTATATATGCAGTAGTAGTCCATTTTGTGCAGATTAATGAAAATATTACTTCTTTACTTATTATTGTTGCAACTCTTTTAAGTGTAGTATATGGATCTGTTTATGCTTCTAGAAAAACAGGTAAAAAAGGCTGGCTAAATGGACTTATGGTAGCATTAATTTATTTTTTAATATTTTATTTAGTGGCCATTGTTGCCCAGAGCAGAGATGCAATGTTAACTGTAAAAGATTTATCTAGATTAGGATTATGTATATTTGTTGGTATATTAGCAGGAATGCTGGGAATTAACATAGATTGA
- the scfA gene encoding six-cysteine ranthipeptide SCIFF — protein sequence MKHIKSINKSNIKESLKKPGCKECANSCQSACKTSCTVANLACEK from the coding sequence ATGAAACACATAAAAAGTATAAACAAATCAAATATAAAAGAAAGCTTAAAGAAGCCTGGCTGTAAAGAGTGTGCAAATTCATGCCAATCAGCATGTAAAACTTCATGCACTGTGGCAAATTTAGCTTGTGAAAAATAA